In Doryrhamphus excisus isolate RoL2022-K1 chromosome 7, RoL_Dexc_1.0, whole genome shotgun sequence, one genomic interval encodes:
- the LOC131132669 gene encoding large ribosomal subunit protein uL11-like isoform X2, protein MRCTGGEVGATSALAPKIGPLGLSPKKVGDDIAKATGDWKGLRITVKLTIQNRQAAIEVVPSASALIIKALKEPPRDRKKVKNVKHSGSVTFDDILGIARLMRPRSIARELSGTIKEILGTAQSVGCTIDGRPPHDVIDDINSGQIECPSE, encoded by the exons ATGAGATGCACTGGCGGAGAAGTTGGTGCCACCTCAGCGCTGGCCCCCAAAATTGGGCCATTGGGTCtg tCTCCCAAGAAAGTTGGTGATGACATTGCCAAAGCTACCGGTGACTGGAAGGGTCTGAGGATCACCGTGAAGCTGACGATCCAGAACAGGCAAGCCGCG atTGAGGTTGTCCCTTCTGCATCGGCACTTATTATCAAAGCTCTGAAGGAGCCCCCCCGTGACAGGAAGAAGGTCAAGAACG tcaagCACAGTGGAAGTGTGACTTTTGATGACATCCTGGGCATTGCCCGCCTCATGAGGCCTCGCTCCATCGCAAGAGAGCTCTCCG gaaccATCAAGGAGATTCTGGGTACAGCTCAGTCTGTCGGCTGCACCATTGATGGCCGCCCCCCGCATGATGTCATCGATGACATCAACAGCGGCCAAATTGAGTGCCCATCGGAGTAA
- the pole3 gene encoding DNA polymerase epsilon subunit 3, translated as MAERPEDLNLPNAVITRIIKEALPDGVNVSKEARRAISQAASVFVLYATSCANNFAMKAKRKTLNAGDVLAAMEEMEFERFLEPLREALEVYKKGQKGKKEVSEQKRKDKDKKTDSENDKSREEEEEEERMEEEPEAENEVEEEEVEN; from the exons ATGGCAGAAAGGCCGGAAGATCTGAACCTTCCCAATGCGGTTATCACCCGTATCATTAAGGAGGCG CTCCCAGATGGGGTGAACGTGTCAAAAGAAGCAAGGAGAGCGATATCCCAGGCTGCCAGCGTGTTTGTGTTGTATGCAACATCTTG TGCCAACAACTTTGCCATGAAGGCTAAGCGGAAAACTCTGAATGCAGGCGACGTCTTAGCTGCGATGGAGGAAATGGAATTTGAGCGATTTCTGGAGCCTCTCAGAGAAGCTTTGGAAG TGTACAAGAAGGGCCAGAAGGGGAAGAAGGAGGTGTCGGAGCAGAAGCGCAAAGATAAAGACAAGAAGACGGACTCTGAGAATGATAAGAgcagagaggaggaagaggaggaggagcgcaTGGAAGAAGAGCCTGAAGCAGAGAACGaggtggaggaagaagaggtgGAAAACTGA
- the LOC131132669 gene encoding large ribosomal subunit protein uL11-like isoform X1: MPPKFDPNEVKIVYMRCTGGEVGATSALAPKIGPLGLSPKKVGDDIAKATGDWKGLRITVKLTIQNRQAAIEVVPSASALIIKALKEPPRDRKKVKNVKHSGSVTFDDILGIARLMRPRSIARELSGTIKEILGTAQSVGCTIDGRPPHDVIDDINSGQIECPSE; this comes from the exons ATGCCTCCTAAATTCGATCCCAACGAGGTTAAAATTG tgTACATGAGATGCACTGGCGGAGAAGTTGGTGCCACCTCAGCGCTGGCCCCCAAAATTGGGCCATTGGGTCtg tCTCCCAAGAAAGTTGGTGATGACATTGCCAAAGCTACCGGTGACTGGAAGGGTCTGAGGATCACCGTGAAGCTGACGATCCAGAACAGGCAAGCCGCG atTGAGGTTGTCCCTTCTGCATCGGCACTTATTATCAAAGCTCTGAAGGAGCCCCCCCGTGACAGGAAGAAGGTCAAGAACG tcaagCACAGTGGAAGTGTGACTTTTGATGACATCCTGGGCATTGCCCGCCTCATGAGGCCTCGCTCCATCGCAAGAGAGCTCTCCG gaaccATCAAGGAGATTCTGGGTACAGCTCAGTCTGTCGGCTGCACCATTGATGGCCGCCCCCCGCATGATGTCATCGATGACATCAACAGCGGCCAAATTGAGTGCCCATCGGAGTAA